In Aedes albopictus strain Foshan chromosome 3, AalbF5, whole genome shotgun sequence, the following are encoded in one genomic region:
- the LOC134290766 gene encoding uncharacterized protein LOC134290766: protein MFIRRCRNVTGSSQKTKGLNQEDYRNAEIALWRLAQQDAYAEELKQMGAGYKCRSQKNSTLRKLSPFIDKGGEIRMGGRIGASPFASYDAKYPVILPKGHRVTELVIDSCHRMYGHQNGETVVNELRQKYHISNLRAEVHYFGPYLIKIGRSAVKRWVVLYTCLTIRAVHLEVAASLSTESCMLALRRFIARRGAPQKIYTDNGTNFVGTERELSRQLEDVNQKLSESFTNANTSWNFIPPASPHMGGAWERMVRAVKAAMSSINHSRTVTEEVFYTVLCEAESMVNSRPLTYMPLEGSDQEALTPNHFLLMNSDGVTQTEKSLTEERETLRKTKDVEVDDIVFIVDGNIRNRWVRGKVTAVFAGKDGRIRQAEVRTNSGILRRPFVKLAVMDIVSESKAEGAEQLYGPGIVDETVTHAGRPSLSRFDHKQSPGCEEATIAKHNHVKQ from the exons ATGTTCATCAGACGATGCCGCAACGTAACGGGATCATCTCAGAAGACTAAAGGATTGAATCAGGAAGACTACAGGAATGCAGAAATTGCGCTGTGGCGGCTGGCACAACAGGACGCGTACGCTGAAGAGCTGAAGCAAATGGGAGCAGGATACAAATGTAGAAGCCAGAAGAACAGTACCCTGAGAAAGCTATCTCCGTTCATCGATAAGGGTGGAGAGATTCGTATGGGAGGTCGTATCGGTGCGTCACCCTTTGCTTCGTATGACGCAAAATATCCGGTAATCCTGCCCAAAGGACATCGAGTTACCGAACTAGTTATCGACAGCTGTCACAGAATGTACGGGCATCAAAATGGAGAAACGGTGGTAAACGAGTTGAGGCAGAAATACCACATCTCAAACCTGCGTGCTGAAGTTC ATTACTTTGGACCGTATTTGATCAAAATCGGCAGAAGTGCGGTGAAACGATGGGTCGTACTGTACACATGTCTAACAATTAGAGCAGTGCACCTAGAAGTTGCGGCATCTCTATCGACTGAATCGTGTATGCTGGCGCTTCGCCGGTTCATAGCCAGACGCGGTGCACCACAAAAGATTTACACCGACAACGGGACCAACTTTGTTGGTACCGAACGGGAGTTGTCAAGGCAACTAGAAGACGTGAACCAGAAACTGTCTGAGAGTTTCACGAACGCAAATACAAGTTGGAACTTCATTCCGCCAGCCTCTCCGCACATGGGCGGTGCGTGGGAGAGGATGGTAAGGGCTGTAAAGGCGGCTATGAGCTCGATAAACCACTCCAGAACCGTAACAGAGGAAGTGTTTTACACCGTTCTATGCGAAGCCGAGTCCATGGTCAACTCGAGACCATTAACATACATGCCGCTGGAAGGTTCGGATCAAGAGGCTCTTACTCCAAACCATTTCCTTCTGATGAACTCAGATGGAGTGACGCAAACAGAGAAGTCGCTGACGGAGGAAAGAGAAACTCTACGCA AAACGAAAGATGTTGAAGTGGACGACATTGTGTTCATCGTGGACGGAAATATCAGGAATCGCTGGGTTCGAGGTAAAGTAACAGCAGTATTTGCAGGGAAGGACGGCCGTATCAGGCAAGCGGAAGTCAGGACTAACTCAGGAATACTTCGTAGACCCTTCGTCAAGCTGGCGGTCATGGATATTGTTTCAGAGAGTAAAGCTGAGGGAGCGGAGCAGCTTTACGGACCGGGGATTGTTGACGAGACCGTAACGCATGCGGGTAGACCCAGCTTGAGCCGCTTCGACCACAAACAGTCACCCGGTTGCGAGGAGGCAACTATTGCAAAACATAACCACGTCAAACAATGA